A single genomic interval of Mycobacteriales bacterium harbors:
- a CDS encoding HAD family hydrolase produces the protein MIRLIATDLDGTLLRRDGSISARTRQALANAREAGIAVAFVTARPPRDVHHIADDLGITGMAVCSNGALLYDLTEARVMRHEALPTAVALELIGELRRSDPDFSFATEHGHKVGREDAFPLSMFDGFVHHHEPRVEPVHSLCDEDLVKILVHHPAHEIDDLHALIRSLAGDRVAVTHSGAPFVEFGALGVSKASGLLHLGADLGIEAHEIIAFGDMPNDIPMLMAAGRGVAVANAHAAVLAAARETTAANEDDGVAQVIETLLG, from the coding sequence ATGATCCGCCTCATAGCCACCGACCTCGACGGCACCCTGCTGCGGCGGGACGGCTCGATCTCGGCGCGCACGCGGCAAGCCCTCGCCAATGCGCGCGAAGCCGGCATCGCCGTGGCCTTCGTCACCGCCCGGCCGCCGCGGGATGTCCACCACATCGCCGACGACCTGGGGATTACCGGCATGGCGGTCTGCTCCAACGGCGCCCTGCTCTACGACCTGACCGAGGCCCGGGTGATGCGTCATGAGGCCCTGCCCACGGCGGTGGCCCTGGAGCTGATCGGCGAACTGCGCCGGTCCGACCCCGACTTCAGCTTCGCCACCGAGCACGGCCACAAGGTGGGCCGCGAGGACGCCTTCCCGCTCTCCATGTTCGACGGCTTCGTTCACCACCACGAGCCCCGGGTGGAGCCCGTCCACAGCCTCTGCGACGAGGACCTGGTCAAGATCCTGGTCCACCATCCCGCCCACGAGATCGACGATCTGCACGCCCTGATCCGGTCCCTGGCCGGCGACCGCGTGGCCGTCACCCATTCGGGCGCCCCCTTCGTGGAGTTCGGCGCCCTTGGCGTGTCCAAGGCCAGCGGCCTGCTCCACCTGGGCGCCGATCTGGGGATCGAGGCCCACGAGATCATCGCCTTCGGGGATATGCCCAACGACATTCCCATGCTGATGGCCGCCGGCCGCGGTGTCGCCGTCGCCAACGCTCACGCCGCGGTGCTGGCCGCCGCCCGCGAGACGACCGCCGCCAACGAGGACGACGGCGTGGCCCAGGTGATCGAAACCCTGCTGGGGTGA
- a CDS encoding class I SAM-dependent methyltransferase, with amino-acid sequence MAATAAQNTGAEFEDEGVVAAYVHRTPYPPALFDRLLALTPGRDRLLDLGCGPGKLTLTLAPHFAEVLAVDPSAAMLRLAQTLDAGANPHIAWTEALAEDLPLPAGLDLITAGASIHWMDAPRLFPHLAAAIASDGVMAILGGDGPADAPWIKAWDQTIVDWVGKLGGQWQDPAHTARIIGHQPWFDLAATEVFTAPVTQAVDDLIEAEHSRATWSRAKMGAHAEGFDADLRAVVAPYARDGKVTFEISCTLWWGRPRATPLVA; translated from the coding sequence CGCGACAGCAGCCCAGAACACCGGCGCCGAATTCGAGGACGAGGGCGTCGTGGCGGCCTATGTCCACCGCACGCCCTATCCGCCCGCCCTGTTCGACCGCCTGCTGGCGCTCACCCCCGGCCGCGACCGCCTGCTCGACCTCGGCTGCGGCCCCGGCAAGCTGACCCTCACCCTCGCGCCCCATTTCGCCGAGGTCCTGGCCGTCGATCCCTCGGCCGCCATGCTGCGCCTGGCCCAGACCCTGGACGCCGGCGCCAACCCGCATATCGCCTGGACGGAGGCCTTGGCTGAGGACCTCCCCCTCCCTGCCGGCCTCGACCTGATCACCGCTGGCGCCAGCATCCACTGGATGGACGCCCCGCGGCTGTTCCCCCACCTCGCCGCCGCCATCGCCTCGGACGGCGTCATGGCCATCCTCGGCGGCGACGGGCCAGCGGACGCGCCGTGGATCAAGGCCTGGGACCAGACCATCGTCGACTGGGTCGGCAAGTTGGGCGGCCAGTGGCAGGACCCGGCGCACACCGCCCGCATCATCGGCCACCAGCCCTGGTTCGACCTGGCCGCCACCGAGGTCTTCACCGCCCCCGTCACCCAAGCCGTCGACGACCTGATCGAGGCCGAGCATTCGCGGGCCACCTGGTCCCGCGCCAAGATGGGCGCCCACGCCGAGGGCTTCGACGCCGACCTGCGCGCCGTCGTCGCCCCCTATGCCCGGGACGGCAAGGTCACCTTCGAGATCTCCTGCACCCTCTGGTGGGGGCGGCCCCGCGCCACACCTCTCGTGGCTTGA
- a CDS encoding OsmC family protein, translated as MLEYRVEARRVDAHGGLATTKEAQILLDTDVKGRPDAFNPAELFLASVAACMIKGVERVTPLLAFELRGVEVRLHGERQDSPPKMVSIDYELIVDTDESDHRLDLLHTNVRKYGTISNTVAAALPLTGRILRKSAVGAPET; from the coding sequence ATGCTGGAATATCGGGTCGAGGCCCGCAGGGTCGACGCCCATGGCGGCCTGGCGACGACGAAGGAGGCCCAGATCCTGCTCGACACCGACGTGAAGGGGCGGCCGGACGCCTTCAACCCGGCCGAGCTGTTCCTGGCCTCCGTCGCCGCCTGCATGATCAAGGGCGTGGAGCGGGTCACGCCCCTGCTGGCCTTCGAGCTGCGCGGCGTGGAGGTGCGCCTGCACGGCGAGCGACAGGACAGCCCGCCGAAGATGGTCTCCATCGACTATGAGCTGATCGTCGACACCGACGAGAGCGACCATCGGTTGGACCTCCTGCACACCAATGTGCGGAAGTACGGGACCATCTCCAACACCGTCGCCGCCGCCCTCCCCCTCACCGGCAGGATCCTCCGCAAGTCCGCCGTCGGGGCGCCTGAGACCTAG